One window of the Desulfobotulus mexicanus genome contains the following:
- a CDS encoding AIR synthase-related protein produces the protein MQARLEITLKPELEDAEGLALQKKVKDVFGIELDSVRCIRILTFDAELTEAECILARDRIFCNPVSQQASFEPLDLDFDGCIWVGFRPGVRDNAGATAMEALSDVLGRTFGPDDTVYTSRRYCIKGKGLTEKLMDRIAGELLANDIIQQWKVFTKESWDVKEGVGLILPKVRLNHEPEVTNIPIDSDASLQAVSQARNLALNPNDVPVIRRYFLNPDTLALRREKGLEQPTDIEIEYIAQGRSDHCNHNTFRGLFRYRDVETGELEVIDNLFKTCIQNPTLKMQKEKDWVVSVLWDNAGAARFDDQWNYVITGETHNSPSNMEAYGGAITGIVGVYRDPLGTGKGARLIMGSYGFCLGDLDYDGPLKPRLHPRRILDGVVEGVRDGGNKSGVPTPFGQVTFHSGYMGKCLVFVTALGIMPKTVAGVPGHEKTTSPGEHIIMCGGRVGKDGIHGVTASSETFSAHTPAGHVQIGDPYTQKKMHDFLLEARDAGLIAFITDNGGGGLSSSIGESARFAGGCTVELDKVPLKYEGLDQWEIWVSESQERMTVSVKPEHLETFMALSEKHAVESTVIGTYTDTGYLEITWKGKTVAWIHMDLLEEGFPQWEFDCEWIPPKLRGIYEPVVGAPLDYNGLLKTLLARPNIASKEWIVRQYDHEVQANSVIKPLVGKERDIPSDAAVIRPVLDSERGIAFTQTLLPTYSQIDAGAMTAAVIDEAVRRLLAVGGGLSEMGGVDNFCWPDIQYHPDKNPDGRFKAAQLVRSCKTLQAMCEAYQIPLLSGKDSMYVDGHLQGPFGETRKVSGLETLQFSATAMVENVWLCQSMDVKNPGDRLYLLGETANELGGSEYYEWMGYVGLNVPEVYPEIFLPLYQALEKAIKNELVNSAHALARGGLGVHLALVAMAGCRGLNVDLGRVKIRGEIPLEREDILLFSESCGRMLVTVPREKEKTFTELFDGFPCVCIGEVMENDILRICGRQGKELVNTCVADLKQSFKQPFGDRI, from the coding sequence ATGCAGGCAAGATTAGAAATCACCCTGAAGCCGGAGCTGGAAGATGCCGAGGGCCTGGCCCTGCAGAAAAAGGTGAAGGATGTGTTCGGTATCGAACTGGATTCGGTTCGTTGTATAAGGATTCTTACCTTTGATGCTGAGCTGACGGAGGCGGAATGCATACTGGCCAGAGACCGGATTTTCTGTAATCCCGTGAGTCAGCAGGCTTCCTTTGAGCCGCTGGATCTGGATTTTGACGGCTGCATATGGGTGGGGTTCAGGCCCGGTGTCCGGGATAATGCCGGGGCTACGGCCATGGAAGCATTGTCCGATGTGCTGGGCCGCACCTTCGGGCCTGATGATACGGTGTATACTTCCAGACGCTACTGTATAAAGGGAAAAGGGCTGACGGAAAAGCTCATGGACCGCATTGCAGGTGAGCTTCTGGCCAATGATATTATTCAGCAGTGGAAGGTTTTTACTAAGGAAAGCTGGGATGTGAAAGAAGGAGTCGGGCTGATCCTTCCCAAGGTTCGTCTGAACCATGAACCCGAAGTCACCAACATTCCCATAGACAGTGATGCCTCCCTTCAGGCTGTAAGTCAGGCGAGAAATCTTGCCCTGAACCCCAATGACGTTCCTGTGATACGCAGGTATTTTCTCAATCCGGATACCTTGGCTCTGCGAAGGGAAAAGGGGCTGGAACAGCCAACTGACATAGAAATTGAATATATTGCCCAGGGCAGGAGTGACCATTGCAATCACAATACCTTCCGTGGACTTTTCCGGTACAGGGATGTGGAAACCGGTGAGCTTGAGGTCATCGATAACCTCTTCAAGACCTGCATACAGAATCCCACCCTTAAAATGCAGAAGGAAAAGGACTGGGTTGTTTCCGTTCTCTGGGACAATGCCGGTGCCGCCCGTTTTGATGACCAATGGAACTATGTCATTACAGGAGAAACCCACAATTCACCCTCCAACATGGAGGCCTATGGCGGTGCCATTACCGGTATTGTGGGCGTTTACAGAGATCCGCTTGGTACGGGTAAGGGTGCCCGTCTGATTATGGGCAGTTACGGTTTCTGTCTGGGTGATCTGGATTATGACGGTCCGCTGAAGCCTCGCCTGCATCCCCGCCGTATTCTGGATGGTGTGGTGGAAGGAGTGAGGGATGGTGGAAACAAGTCTGGCGTTCCCACGCCTTTTGGTCAGGTGACTTTCCATTCCGGTTATATGGGAAAATGCCTTGTCTTTGTGACGGCTCTGGGCATCATGCCAAAAACCGTGGCAGGTGTACCGGGCCATGAAAAGACCACCAGCCCCGGTGAACACATTATCATGTGCGGAGGCCGTGTGGGTAAGGACGGCATCCACGGTGTCACTGCTTCTTCGGAAACCTTCAGTGCCCATACGCCTGCAGGGCATGTACAGATCGGAGACCCCTATACCCAGAAGAAGATGCATGATTTTCTACTGGAGGCCAGGGATGCAGGTCTCATTGCCTTTATAACTGACAACGGCGGTGGGGGGCTTTCTTCTTCCATAGGGGAATCCGCCCGTTTTGCAGGTGGCTGTACCGTGGAACTGGATAAGGTGCCCCTGAAGTATGAGGGACTGGATCAGTGGGAAATCTGGGTGTCCGAGTCCCAGGAGCGGATGACCGTTTCCGTGAAACCGGAGCATCTTGAGACCTTTATGGCTCTTTCTGAAAAACATGCCGTGGAAAGTACCGTTATCGGTACCTATACGGATACGGGATATCTGGAAATCACCTGGAAGGGGAAAACCGTTGCCTGGATTCATATGGATCTTCTGGAAGAGGGTTTTCCCCAGTGGGAATTTGACTGTGAGTGGATTCCTCCGAAACTTAGGGGAATTTATGAGCCTGTCGTCGGTGCACCCTTGGATTATAATGGTCTTTTGAAAACCCTGCTTGCAAGGCCCAATATTGCCTCAAAGGAATGGATTGTCCGGCAGTATGACCATGAGGTGCAGGCAAATTCCGTTATCAAGCCCCTTGTGGGCAAAGAGAGGGATATTCCTTCGGATGCGGCGGTGATTCGTCCGGTTCTGGATTCCGAAAGGGGTATTGCCTTTACCCAGACCCTGCTTCCCACCTATTCTCAGATTGATGCCGGAGCCATGACAGCAGCGGTGATTGATGAGGCCGTACGCAGGCTTCTGGCCGTAGGTGGTGGACTTTCTGAAATGGGCGGTGTGGATAATTTCTGCTGGCCGGATATCCAGTATCATCCTGATAAAAATCCCGATGGCCGTTTCAAGGCTGCCCAATTGGTGCGCTCCTGCAAGACTTTGCAGGCCATGTGTGAGGCCTATCAGATTCCCCTTCTCTCGGGTAAGGATTCCATGTATGTGGATGGTCATCTGCAGGGGCCTTTCGGAGAAACCCGTAAGGTATCCGGTCTGGAGACCCTGCAGTTTTCCGCAACTGCCATGGTTGAGAATGTCTGGCTTTGCCAGAGCATGGATGTGAAAAATCCCGGAGACCGGCTTTATCTCTTAGGAGAAACGGCCAATGAGCTGGGTGGTTCGGAATATTATGAATGGATGGGCTATGTGGGACTTAATGTGCCTGAGGTTTATCCTGAGATTTTTCTGCCCCTGTATCAGGCCCTTGAAAAGGCCATTAAAAATGAGCTTGTGAACAGTGCCCATGCCCTTGCCCGGGGGGGGCTGGGTGTACACCTTGCCCTTGTTGCCATGGCAGGATGCCGTGGTCTCAATGTGGATCTTGGGCGGGTGAAAATAAGGGGGGAGATTCCTTTGGAGCGGGAGGACATTCTTCTTTTCTCCGAATCCTGTGGTCGTATGCTGGTGACAGTGCCCAGGGAAAAGGAAAAGACCTTTACGGAACTCTTTGATGGCTTTCCCTGTGTATGTATCGGGGAAGTTATGGAAAATGACATTCTGCGCATATGCGGGCGGCAGGGAAAAGAGCTGGTTAACACCTGTGTGGCAGACCTCAAACAAAGCTTTAAACAGCCTTTCGGAGATCGGATATGA
- a CDS encoding M48 family metallopeptidase yields the protein MNISGLFYDGRSSAAKIARLVYLPETERIRMEDAEGNSMAEAHISELVFAPHMGRVHRSFNLPCGGLFETEEHGAMDALQVSMKNGAFWRFVHMLESRWIWVCLALLFVMATVFLSFRYGAPLLAREIALRLPPGVLHSAGENTLKTLDRMVFSPSDLSFEKQEKIINEFKDLWDAHPDFQLYFRKGGQLGANAFALPGNMIVVSDELIRLAEDNPDGLEAVLAHEIGHGVHQHAARRVIQDSMLAFLLMGLAGDGSGVAELFMGLPVLVTEMAYSRAFEREADAYAMEWLAFQGKDAEGFARLLVRLHEEGGRSDKESRWQGWLSTHPLLEERLEAMGFALP from the coding sequence ATGAACATTTCCGGCTTGTTCTATGATGGCAGAAGTTCTGCGGCAAAAATTGCCCGTCTTGTTTATCTGCCTGAGACGGAGCGTATCCGTATGGAAGATGCTGAGGGTAACTCCATGGCAGAAGCTCATATTTCGGAGCTTGTATTTGCACCGCATATGGGCAGAGTTCACAGGAGTTTTAACTTGCCCTGTGGCGGCCTTTTTGAAACAGAGGAACATGGGGCCATGGATGCTCTTCAGGTATCCATGAAAAATGGAGCATTCTGGCGTTTTGTGCATATGCTGGAATCCCGCTGGATCTGGGTATGCCTTGCTCTGCTATTTGTAATGGCGACGGTTTTTCTGTCTTTTCGATATGGTGCGCCCCTGCTTGCAAGGGAAATTGCCCTGCGTCTGCCGCCGGGTGTCCTGCATAGTGCCGGAGAAAATACCCTGAAAACTCTGGACCGGATGGTTTTTTCACCTTCCGATTTATCTTTTGAAAAACAGGAAAAAATTATAAATGAATTCAAAGATCTTTGGGATGCCCATCCAGACTTTCAGCTTTATTTCCGGAAAGGCGGACAGCTTGGTGCCAATGCCTTTGCACTTCCTGGAAATATGATTGTTGTTAGCGATGAACTGATCCGGCTTGCGGAAGATAATCCTGATGGCCTGGAGGCTGTGCTTGCCCATGAAATTGGACATGGTGTTCATCAGCATGCCGCAAGGCGGGTGATTCAGGACAGTATGCTTGCTTTTCTTCTGATGGGCTTAGCCGGGGATGGCAGCGGCGTTGCAGAACTTTTTATGGGGTTGCCGGTGCTGGTAACGGAGATGGCCTACTCAAGGGCCTTTGAGCGGGAAGCGGATGCCTATGCCATGGAGTGGCTGGCTTTTCAGGGAAAAGATGCGGAGGGCTTTGCCCGTCTGCTGGTTCGTTTGCATGAAGAAGGGGGCAGGTCGGATAAGGAGAGCCGTTGGCAGGGCTGGCTATCCACACATCCGCTTCTGGAAGAACGTTTGGAAGCCATGGGTTTTGCTTTACCCTGA
- the rseP gene encoding RIP metalloprotease RseP has product MTSLLSFLVVLSVLIFIHELGHYLLARLLGVGVERFSIGFGPRLAGWKSGRTDFRISAIPLGGYVKMVGDEPGAELPAEDIPLSFTHKPVWKRMLIVAAGPFFNLLLAVIFLWGLVFWYGLPVMDPVVGDIVSDSPAASAGLRTGDLVLSVDGRAVDTWEDVQKRIKRYSGRDGLVFEIDRAGDKRQIMVFPEPMPTRDALGATVMRTGIGANPFVPAVIGFVNPGFPAEDAGLKSGDMVLRINGEPVNTWMQMAGRIQASRGESMELEVERAGELIRLHLQAREETMEDGMGGKVTRHVVGISPEPYARASHLGFFGAMLEGTRQTGEIVKVTGIALARMVKGSLSRDNLGGPIFIAQMAGSEASKGIAHLLAFIAVISVNLALLNLLPIPVLDGGHLLFYTIELIRGKPVSTRGREVAQQVGIFLLLSLMVFAFYNDILRLFQG; this is encoded by the coding sequence ATGACCAGCCTTTTATCATTTCTGGTGGTCTTGAGTGTTCTTATTTTTATCCATGAGCTGGGCCATTATCTTCTGGCGCGTTTGCTGGGAGTAGGGGTTGAGCGTTTTTCCATCGGTTTTGGTCCGCGTCTTGCCGGATGGAAGTCCGGACGGACGGATTTTCGTATTTCCGCCATTCCTCTGGGTGGCTATGTAAAAATGGTGGGAGACGAGCCAGGCGCAGAACTGCCCGCAGAGGATATTCCCTTATCTTTTACACACAAGCCCGTATGGAAGCGGATGCTCATTGTGGCGGCGGGACCTTTTTTTAATCTCCTGCTGGCTGTGATTTTTCTCTGGGGCCTTGTTTTCTGGTACGGTCTTCCTGTGATGGATCCTGTGGTGGGGGATATTGTTTCTGATTCACCGGCGGCTTCTGCGGGTCTTCGCACCGGAGATCTTGTACTCAGTGTGGATGGCAGGGCTGTGGATACCTGGGAGGATGTTCAGAAGCGGATTAAACGCTACTCGGGCCGGGACGGGCTGGTTTTTGAAATAGACAGGGCAGGGGATAAAAGGCAAATCATGGTTTTCCCTGAACCCATGCCCACAAGGGATGCCCTTGGTGCTACCGTGATGCGGACGGGCATTGGTGCAAATCCCTTTGTTCCTGCGGTGATCGGTTTTGTGAATCCCGGTTTTCCCGCAGAGGATGCCGGACTTAAGTCCGGAGACATGGTTTTGCGTATCAATGGTGAACCCGTGAACACTTGGATGCAGATGGCAGGAAGAATTCAGGCATCCAGAGGTGAGTCCATGGAGCTGGAAGTAGAGAGGGCCGGGGAACTGATCCGTCTTCACCTGCAGGCAAGGGAAGAGACCATGGAAGATGGCATGGGAGGAAAAGTGACCCGCCATGTGGTGGGGATTTCTCCGGAGCCTTATGCCAGGGCCAGCCATTTGGGCTTTTTTGGTGCCATGCTGGAAGGAACAAGGCAGACAGGAGAAATTGTCAAGGTGACGGGTATTGCCCTGGCCCGTATGGTCAAGGGCAGTCTGTCCAGGGACAATCTGGGAGGTCCCATTTTCATTGCCCAGATGGCCGGAAGCGAGGCCAGTAAAGGGATTGCCCACCTTCTGGCCTTTATTGCTGTCATCAGCGTGAATCTGGCCCTTTTGAATCTTCTGCCCATTCCCGTTCTGGACGGGGGGCACTTGCTTTTTTACACCATTGAGCTTATCCGGGGAAAACCCGTCAGCACCCGGGGCCGGGAAGTTGCCCAGCAGGTGGGTATTTTTCTTCTTTTAAGTTTAATGGTCTTTGCTTTTTATAATGATATTCTGCGTCTGTTTCAGGGATGA
- a CDS encoding DUF3334 family protein: protein MDTEKNLSTIDQIALILCKATRHVLESSTKLPIKYSTTFQEIPKVTMKPEIGCFVQFTGDYNGLVVMNFSAGASMELYSKYMTRMGIPEDELARDYTSNEVADSIGEMTNQIMGLLMRTVEDKFQLSSFCGQPKALALNSAITLILDCDYRDNRRMVFHVDGKKFHIELALEKTEFIQT, encoded by the coding sequence ATGGATACGGAAAAAAATCTTTCCACCATTGATCAGATAGCCCTCATACTCTGCAAAGCGACCCGCCATGTGCTGGAATCCAGCACAAAACTTCCCATCAAATACTCCACAACCTTTCAGGAAATCCCAAAAGTTACCATGAAGCCAGAAATTGGCTGCTTTGTGCAGTTTACGGGAGACTACAACGGCCTTGTGGTCATGAATTTTTCTGCAGGTGCCTCCATGGAACTCTACAGCAAATACATGACCCGTATGGGAATTCCCGAGGATGAGCTTGCAAGGGATTACACCTCCAACGAGGTAGCGGACAGCATAGGAGAGATGACCAATCAGATCATGGGGCTTCTCATGCGTACAGTGGAAGACAAATTTCAGCTCTCAAGTTTCTGTGGTCAGCCCAAAGCCCTGGCCCTTAACTCAGCCATAACCCTGATTCTGGACTGCGATTACAGAGACAACCGCCGCATGGTTTTCCATGTGGACGGAAAAAAATTTCATATTGAGCTGGCACTGGAAAAAACCGAATTCATCCAGACCTGA
- a CDS encoding 1-deoxy-D-xylulose-5-phosphate reductoisomerase, with the protein MKNLCILGCTGSIGCNVVEIVRRFPDRYRAIVLAAGDNVDLLCEQIVLLKPLVVILRTEAGALALKKSGFAQGIEILYGDAGYVAAATHPEVDTVVAAIVGAAGLLPTMAAVDAGKTLALANKESLVVAGGLLMPLARQRGVDILPVDSEHSAVFQCLSGQRERDVAKLLLTASGGPFRTRHKSSFKDIRPEDALAHPTWNMGKKISIDSATLMNKGLEVIEAMHLFSVPVEKIDVVVHPQSIVHSMVAFCDGTVMAQMGIPDMKGAIALALSWPDRLPLNLPLPDFSDLDMRMEAPDLERFPCLGLAFDAAREGGIFPAVLNAANEVAVDAFLQGRIPFTRISELIAETLMRTENRNVKDLEDLLQADAGARQTALSLICSF; encoded by the coding sequence ATGAAAAATCTTTGTATTTTGGGATGTACAGGCTCCATCGGCTGTAATGTGGTGGAAATAGTCCGCAGGTTTCCGGACCGTTACAGGGCCATTGTCCTTGCGGCGGGGGACAATGTTGATCTTCTCTGTGAGCAGATTGTTCTGCTGAAACCCCTTGTGGTGATTCTGCGTACGGAGGCTGGAGCCCTTGCACTGAAAAAGAGTGGTTTTGCCCAGGGTATTGAAATTCTTTACGGTGATGCCGGGTATGTTGCTGCGGCTACCCATCCGGAAGTGGATACCGTGGTTGCCGCCATTGTCGGAGCAGCAGGCCTTCTGCCCACCATGGCCGCTGTGGATGCGGGAAAGACCCTTGCCCTTGCTAATAAGGAATCCCTTGTTGTGGCTGGTGGACTCCTGATGCCCCTGGCCCGCCAGCGGGGAGTGGATATCCTTCCCGTGGACAGTGAGCATTCCGCTGTGTTCCAGTGTCTTTCCGGTCAAAGGGAAAGGGATGTGGCAAAGCTTCTGCTCACGGCATCCGGAGGCCCCTTCAGAACCCGCCATAAAAGTAGTTTTAAAGATATAAGGCCCGAAGATGCCCTTGCCCACCCCACATGGAATATGGGCAAAAAAATATCCATAGATTCCGCCACCCTGATGAATAAGGGACTGGAAGTCATTGAGGCCATGCATCTTTTTTCAGTTCCCGTGGAAAAAATTGATGTGGTGGTGCATCCCCAGAGCATTGTGCATTCCATGGTTGCCTTTTGTGATGGTACGGTGATGGCACAGATGGGAATTCCTGACATGAAAGGGGCCATTGCCCTCGCTTTATCCTGGCCTGATCGGCTGCCCCTGAATCTGCCTTTGCCGGATTTTTCTGATCTGGATATGCGCATGGAGGCCCCGGATCTGGAACGCTTTCCCTGCCTAGGCCTTGCCTTTGATGCTGCCCGTGAAGGGGGGATTTTTCCTGCTGTCCTGAATGCTGCCAATGAAGTGGCTGTGGATGCTTTTTTACAGGGCCGCATTCCCTTTACCCGAATTTCCGAGCTCATTGCCGAAACTCTGATGCGCACTGAGAATAGGAATGTCAAAGACCTGGAGGATCTTTTGCAGGCTGATGCCGGAGCCAGGCAGACAGCCCTGTCTTTGATCTGTAGTTTTTGA
- a CDS encoding YjgN family protein, which yields MMSQLRFDVVFQGRLMDGHKPEDVADRLSRMFGLPLQTAENLIQSPRVVLKRGLTEEAAADYVNALRKAGMEVVLEPLLDQGLDAEVLPPPDAGRGGTGGGDDASAPDGKQEVLQRLPFSFHGSGAEYFRIWIVNLLLSILTLGIYSAWAKVRRRRYFYMNTHLDKKGFAYLADPVKILIGRIVVVAVFAVYSFTSSLNSFIAIGFAVLFLFFFPWIIVRSLAFNARNSSYRNIRFAFHGRVWGAAKAYILWPLAGILTLGLLWPFVVFQQHRFLIAGSSYGSTRFSFHAAVRDYYRMFLSLTLPLFIMLCVFAGILFVLYSMVKTIFIPGGMFFFSSLFIFLFMAFLYLFFMSWYAVKTTNIFYGAALLSGHGFEADLKVFEYMIILGVNTLLTVLTLGFFHPWAKVRIARYKADHMAFLAAGSLEHFLAGEEKRVASLGEEAADFMDFDFGV from the coding sequence ATGATGAGCCAGCTTCGTTTTGATGTGGTTTTTCAGGGCCGTCTGATGGACGGGCACAAGCCTGAGGATGTGGCGGATCGTCTCTCCCGCATGTTCGGTCTTCCTTTACAGACAGCAGAAAATCTTATCCAAAGTCCGAGGGTGGTTTTGAAAAGGGGCCTGACGGAGGAGGCAGCAGCAGATTATGTCAATGCCCTGCGCAAAGCGGGTATGGAGGTGGTTCTTGAGCCTTTGCTGGATCAGGGACTGGATGCAGAAGTTCTGCCTCCTCCGGATGCGGGAAGGGGTGGAACAGGCGGTGGAGACGATGCCAGTGCTCCTGACGGGAAGCAGGAGGTCCTGCAGCGTCTTCCCTTTTCCTTCCATGGCAGCGGGGCTGAGTATTTCCGTATCTGGATTGTTAATCTTCTTCTGTCCATACTGACCCTTGGAATATATTCCGCCTGGGCTAAGGTGAGGCGCAGGCGTTATTTTTATATGAATACTCACCTTGATAAAAAGGGATTTGCCTATCTTGCGGACCCTGTGAAAATTCTCATCGGCCGCATTGTTGTGGTTGCTGTCTTTGCGGTTTATTCGTTTACATCCAGCCTGAATTCTTTCATAGCCATTGGCTTTGCAGTTTTATTTCTGTTTTTTTTCCCATGGATCATTGTCCGGTCCCTGGCATTCAATGCTAGGAATTCCAGCTACCGGAACATCCGCTTTGCATTTCATGGCAGGGTCTGGGGGGCGGCCAAAGCCTATATCCTGTGGCCCCTTGCGGGTATTCTGACCCTGGGACTTTTGTGGCCCTTTGTTGTGTTTCAGCAGCATCGTTTTCTTATAGCTGGCAGCTCTTACGGAAGCACCCGTTTTTCCTTCCATGCTGCGGTCCGTGATTATTACCGGATGTTTCTTTCTCTGACCCTGCCCCTTTTCATAATGCTATGTGTCTTTGCAGGTATTTTATTTGTTTTGTATTCTATGGTTAAGACTATCTTTATTCCGGGAGGAATGTTTTTTTTCTCGTCTCTGTTCATTTTTCTTTTCATGGCATTTTTGTATCTTTTTTTTATGTCATGGTATGCGGTAAAGACTACCAATATTTTTTATGGCGCAGCTCTTCTTTCCGGGCATGGTTTTGAGGCGGATCTTAAGGTTTTTGAGTATATGATCATCCTTGGTGTGAATACTCTGCTGACTGTTCTAACCCTTGGGTTTTTTCATCCCTGGGCAAAGGTAAGGATTGCACGCTACAAGGCAGATCATATGGCTTTTCTTGCCGCCGGATCTCTGGAACATTTTCTTGCGGGAGAAGAAAAGCGTGTGGCTTCTCTGGGTGAGGAAGCTGCTGATTTTATGGATTTTGATTTTGGAGTATAA
- the purQ gene encoding phosphoribosylformylglycinamidine synthase I — translation MTRQVKVLVLTGYGLNCDMETAHAFEMAGAAPERVHINSLIGGDERLEDYQILVFGGGFSWGDDHGAGVVQAVRIMTGLGDRIRRFIAEGNLVMGICNGFQTLVNTGLLPGFDGDYTRREVALLHNDCGNFRDQWVDLSVNQASPCIFTRGMDYLPLPVRHGEGKFYAAPEVIDRLENSGQVVLRYAGREGSPARGAFPLNPNGAVNDIAGICDPTGRVFGLMPHPEAFTHFTHHPDWTRLKAEGCVLQEKDLPGLNIFRNAVAFFKK, via the coding sequence ATGACAAGGCAGGTAAAGGTTCTGGTTCTGACGGGCTATGGCCTCAATTGTGATATGGAAACGGCCCATGCCTTTGAAATGGCAGGCGCTGCCCCTGAGAGGGTACACATCAACAGCCTGATCGGCGGAGATGAGCGTCTGGAAGATTATCAGATTCTTGTTTTTGGTGGCGGATTCAGCTGGGGGGATGATCATGGTGCCGGTGTGGTACAGGCCGTGCGTATTATGACCGGCCTTGGAGATCGTATCCGGCGTTTTATTGCCGAAGGCAACCTTGTCATGGGCATATGCAACGGTTTTCAGACTCTGGTCAATACAGGGCTTCTGCCTGGTTTTGACGGGGACTACACCCGCAGGGAAGTGGCACTTTTGCATAATGACTGCGGGAATTTCCGGGATCAGTGGGTGGATCTTTCCGTGAATCAGGCAAGCCCCTGTATTTTTACCAGGGGAATGGATTATCTGCCTTTGCCAGTACGCCATGGAGAGGGTAAGTTCTATGCGGCTCCTGAAGTTATTGACAGGCTTGAGAACTCAGGTCAGGTGGTCCTGCGCTATGCAGGAAGGGAAGGCAGTCCTGCCCGTGGTGCATTTCCCTTGAATCCCAATGGTGCGGTGAATGATATTGCAGGCATCTGTGATCCCACGGGCAGGGTTTTTGGACTCATGCCCCATCCGGAAGCCTTTACCCATTTTACACATCATCCGGACTGGACAAGGCTGAAGGCTGAAGGCTGTGTTTTACAGGAAAAAGATCTGCCGGGTTTAAATATATTCAGGAATGCCGTGGCTTTTTTTAAAAAATAA